A window of Malania oleifera isolate guangnan ecotype guangnan chromosome 2, ASM2987363v1, whole genome shotgun sequence genomic DNA:
TacctagaaaaaataaaaataaaaattaagatgtaTAAATGACAATTTCAAATACTAGAAAGATTCACAAACTAAAACCCCTAATACTTCATAAATAGTGAAAGGATAACATGTCTAATCCAATAGTAATGGAGAGGAAAAGGGGTACATAGAAAGATGATCGCAACATACACTTTACAGAAACAGCATGATCAAATAAGAGAGATATGATTGATGATCAGCCCTAATCCCTTTGAAACTACTGTTCAAGACCCTGAGAGAGACAGAAAGATCAGGCAGGGCAAGGGTAGAGAGCAAGTCAAGACTCATGAGAAGAGCAATTACTTTGGGCCTTTTGGCATATTAGGGAAAAGGGTTAAATGGGTTGGGGGCAGAGGAGCAAATCCATTACTACCAATTTAATTCTTGGGTCTAAATGGGTCACATTAATGACACATAGTTATAAGGTGTACCCTGGGTCCCTAACCCATTTATCTGTACAGGGTATGGTTAAGGGTGGGGCTATAATTGCCACATCTAACCATAATTAGAGCCTGACCAAAATAACTGGACACCACAGTCACCTTACCAAAAAAAAGGAAGAAGCCTACATTACAATCAGCTCTCTCAACTGAACTACTTGTTCTATACTTTTTTTTTCAAGGGTTGTATAAGTTAATCCAATTCTGCAACCCACAATTCTGAATCCAGTCCATCTACTCTCTCTCCAACTGAAAAAGCATGCACCTGGTCACCAATCTGAACCCAACTGCATCCAGGGCTTTTTCTCACTCTCCTTGACTTCATCAATTCCCTAATCCTATTGGCCTCATCCCATTTTCCCGTTTCTGCATACATGTTTGAAAGAAGTATATAGTAACCACAATGCCCAGGCTTCAGCTTGAATAGATGCTCTGCTGCCCAACACCCCAACTCTATATTCCCATAAATTCGGCAAGCCCCAAGCAAGGCACCCCAAATATTGGCATCTGGTACAATGGGCAGGCCTTTAATAAGCTCTACTGCTTCTTGCATGAGGCCAGCTCGACCAAGAAGATCAACCATACAAGCATAGTGCATATGTGTTGGCTTAATATCTTGAGCTTGCATCATGTCAAAGCATTCTCTGCCTTTCTCAATCAGCCCACCATGACTACATGCTGATAAAACTGCAATATATGAAACTGAATCATATTCCATGCCATCTTCTCTCATTGCTTCAAAGAGATCAATTGCAATGTCAACCTCGCCCAGCATCCCATAACCCAAAATCATGGCATTCCATGACGCTACATCCTTCCTAGCAATTCGGTCAAAGATCTTCTTGGCAATTTCAATCTGTCCACATTTTGTATAAAGGTCTAAAAGTGAGTTTGCCACAAAGAGATGTAAGTGACACAGTCTTCTCACTAAAAATCCATGGATCTCTTTTCCCTGCTTGATGGCAGCAAGATTTGCACAAGCAGAGAGAACGCCCACAAAGGAAACAACATCATGCATCATACCTCTAAGCCCCatttctgaaaataaaaatagagacTCCATGCAATCACTAGTTTGAGAATAGCCTACTACTAGTATATTGTAAGTTATTTCATCTCTGACGGAAGAATTAAAGACACTTCGAGCAAGGGTCAGGCAACCACATTTCGCATACATGTCTACTAGAGCATTGGAGACAAAAAGATCAAAGGCATGTCCTGTTCGGATTGACCTGGCATGAATTTCTTTCCCAGCATGAAGAAACCCGACTCTAGCACAAGCTGGAAGAACATTTGTCAGGGTCACAGTGTTGGGTATCTCACCATGAGCTTGCATTTGTTGTATAAGTCCAATGGCTTCTAGCTCAAGACTGTTTTGAGCAAAATTAGCAGCCATGGCATTCCAGGAGACAATGTTTTTCACCTTTATATTGTAAAACACCTCGGAAGCTTCAGCTGAATGCCCTGACTTTGCATATATGTCAATCAGTGAATTTGCAACGAAAACATCAGATTCCACACCCATTCTAATACTATAGGCATGAATTTCTTTTCCTGCTTTGAAAAATTCTAATTCAACCAACACAGGTAGCATACTAGAAATAGTGACAGAGTCTGGTTTTGCTCCTACATCAATCATCAATCTGAACAGGTCGAAGCAGTCTTTATCAAGTCCTCCATGAGAAAAACTAGTAATGATAGCATTCCAAGAAACCACATTCCTTTCAGACATTTCATCAAAAACTTGCTTAGCAGTCCTTGTATTCCCACATTTCCCGTACACATCAACAAAAGCATTGCCAATATTCAATTGCAGATCGATACCCACCTTCACAGCATAACAGTGAACCACATTTGCTGTTACCTCATCTTCAAGCTCTGCACACACGGGCGACACAGTGACAACAGTAACCGCATTTGGCATAAACCCAGATCTCAATTTCATCTCTCGAAACAAATTAAGTGCCTTGACGAAGAAACCATTAGCTGATAACACCTCGAGAGTCGTGTTCCACGACACCACATCCCGTTCACACATTTCATCGAACACCTTCTGTGCATCCTCCACGGCTCCGCAACTGCCATAAAACATCAAAAGGGTGTTCCCCACATAAACATCCGAATTAAAACCCAACTTAAAGGCCAACCCATGAATCTCCTTACCCTTTCCAGCCTCCAAAAGATCAGCACAGACCTTGAGAACGAAGGGGAGCGTGTGATCGTCGGGTCGCACGCCGTTCCGAATCATTCGATTGTACGTATCAAACCCGCCACGGACGCCAGCAATGGAGCAGCCCCTTATGAGAGTGTTCCACAAGAAGGCGGTATGACAATGGGGAACAGTTGGTTCGAATAGAAGATGAGACGCCGAAGGGTCTCCAAAGGTGGCGTAGCTTAGAATGAGGGAGGCACTGATGGACACACTGTGAGGAAGCAAGCCGTGGAGAAGTGCAAAGGCATGAGCTTGTTTGGTCTGATTGAGGGACTGGGCAGAGGAGCAGAGCGTGAGGATGGCAGAGCAGGAGTCTGATTGGAGACGCGGCCATGGCAGTGCGGCGGCGAGAGATGAGTGGAGGAAGAATTGCTGGGTTTGGGTTGGTTTGGGAAAATTGAAAGGAGAGGGGAAGACTAGACGGAGAAGACGAGCATGGTGTAACATAGAAAGATGGAGAGACCTTGGAGTTGGTACAGACGACGCTGCTTCTGCATCTGAGGTTGCCGAAGGAGTTCGGGGTTACGACAGCAGAGGTTTCGCTCTCTTCGATCTCCACTGTAGGAGGGAGAAAGACGGGACTTTTGTAAGTTTAAATATTAATACAATTGGAGGTTCCAAATCTTTTGTAGGAACTGTAAGGtgttaaatttcaatttcaactctGAAGCTACAAAAATACtgacaaaaaaaattaattttgatgtcaatttcaattttaatttaaaaaataacagaaattagtagtgaagcatgaaattcttttctttgtaaaattttataaatggttaatagacattaTAGTATAAATTTTAGGagtaatatattacaaattaaatacatctatatttTGTATGAGGTGAAAAAGTTATACAATAGTATGtgcatcaaatatatttgtaagatagtatacattaaatatattcagttaatacaaataaaattcataaatcatttaaatataatttattatacaaataatgataatgtagacatgaatgattaaataaaatgttattgtaagttattttttcatataatataataggcacttataataatattttgtttcaataaaataagtaaaataaattaagatagaaatttcacttcactctctaaatttctcatttgaattctaacAAATTTTCATTGCATAATTAAAATTCAACAAGT
This region includes:
- the LOC131149328 gene encoding pentatricopeptide repeat-containing protein At4g14170-like, with translation MLHHARLLRLVFPSPFNFPKPTQTQQFFLHSSLAAALPWPRLQSDSCSAILTLCSSAQSLNQTKQAHAFALLHGLLPHSVSISASLILSYATFGDPSASHLLFEPTVPHCHTAFLWNTLIRGCSIAGVRGGFDTYNRMIRNGVRPDDHTLPFVLKVCADLLEAGKGKEIHGLAFKLGFNSDVYVGNTLLMFYGSCGAVEDAQKVFDEMCERDVVSWNTTLEVLSANGFFVKALNLFREMKLRSGFMPNAVTVVTVSPVCAELEDEVTANVVHCYAVKVGIDLQLNIGNAFVDVYGKCGNTRTAKQVFDEMSERNVVSWNAIITSFSHGGLDKDCFDLFRLMIDVGAKPDSVTISSMLPVLVELEFFKAGKEIHAYSIRMGVESDVFVANSLIDIYAKSGHSAEASEVFYNIKVKNIVSWNAMAANFAQNSLELEAIGLIQQMQAHGEIPNTVTLTNVLPACARVGFLHAGKEIHARSIRTGHAFDLFVSNALVDMYAKCGCLTLARSVFNSSVRDEITYNILVVGYSQTSDCMESLFLFSEMGLRGMMHDVVSFVGVLSACANLAAIKQGKEIHGFLVRRLCHLHLFVANSLLDLYTKCGQIEIAKKIFDRIARKDVASWNAMILGYGMLGEVDIAIDLFEAMREDGMEYDSVSYIAVLSACSHGGLIEKGRECFDMMQAQDIKPTHMHYACMVDLLGRAGLMQEAVELIKGLPIVPDANIWGALLGACRIYGNIELGCWAAEHLFKLKPGHCGYYILLSNMYAETGKWDEANRIRELMKSRRVRKSPGCSWVQIGDQVHAFSVGERVDGLDSELWVAELD